Within Thermodesulfobacteriota bacterium, the genomic segment ACTGAGGTCCCCGGGGTTTCCCCAGGGGACGAGGTGGTCCTCATCGGAAGGCAGGGCAGGGAACGGATCTCCGCCGATGAGGTCGCGGAGAAGGCGGGGTTGATTTCCTACGAGGTCCTCTGTTCCATCGGACAGCGGGTGCCAAGGGTCTATCGGGGAACATGAGGGAGGGGTCTGATCATGGGAATGAAAAAGATCGCCATCGTCGGGACAGGATCCCATCTTCCGGAACGCATCCTGAGCAACTTCGATCTGGAGAAGGTCCTCAATACGAATGACGAGTGGATCTACCAGAGGACAGGGGTGAGAGAACGCAGGATCGCGGAGCCTGACGTCAATACCTCAGACCTCGCCAAGGAGGCCTCTTTAAAGGCCTTGGAGATGGCGGAGATCTCCCCGAAGGAACTGGATTTGATCGTCCTGGCCACCATCACGCCGGATACCTGCTGTCCCTCCGGGGCCAACTGGCTGGAGGCGAAGCTTGGCGCCCAAAAGGCGGTCTCCTTCGATGTGACGGCGGCCTGTTGCGGTTTTGTCTTCGCCCTTTCCGTGGCGGAGCAGTATCTCAAGACCGGGACCTTTAAGAATGCCCTGGTGGTGGCCTCCGAGGTGATGAGCCGATGTCAGGACTGGACAGACCGGGAAAATTGTATCCTCTGGGGGGACGGGGCCGGAGCGGTCGTCCTGAGGTCGATCGACGAAGGCTTGGGCGATCGGTTCTTTTCCGATCCGAAGAGGATGGTGGGCGAGGTTTTGTCGGTTCATATCCACACCGATGGGAAGAACGGCGAAAACCTCCTCATGCCGGGAGGGGGATCCCGGACCACCCCGATCAGTTACGAGAGCGTGGACAGAAAACTTCACACCCTGAAAATGATCAAGGCCAACGAATCGGTCCGCGTGGCGGTCAAACGGTTCGCTGAGGCGGCCGTGGAGGCGGCATCGGCCAACGGGATCGACGTCTCCGATGCCAGATGGATCATCCCCCATCAGGCCAACATCCGGATCCTCCAGCAGATGGCCAAGCGGCTCGACATCCCCTTCGAAAAGGTCTACGTCACCATCGAGAAGTATGGAAACATCTCCTCGGCGACGATCCCCATCGCCCTGGATGAGGGACTCCGGAGCGGGGCGATTCAGAAAGGCGATTACGTCATCCTCACCGGATTTGGAGGGGGCCTTACCTGGGCAAGCAGTCTCATCAAATGGTGAGGGGGCTCCCATGAGGGGATGAGAAAGGATGGGCGATGGAATCCCAAGACCAGGTCATCGATCAGCTTTTGAGGATCCTTCGAAGAAGGTCTGTGGAGGGCTACGAGATCTTTTTCGAGTCCTCCGATCATTTCGAAGTAGAGGCCAAAGAGGATAAGGTGGATACGTTTCAGGCCTCCCAATCCTGGGGACTCTCCCTCCGCCTCCTCCACCAAAAAAGGATGGGCTTTTCCTTCGCCACTTCGCCTTCAACCCTCGTCTCCGGTGGGCTGAGGGAAGGGCTGGAACGATTGGTGGAGGATGCGATGGCCGCCTCTCGGGCCACTTCGCCCGATCCCTGCTATGAATTTGCCCCTCCTCTCAAGGCCCCCCCTCCTGAGCTTCCAATCAATGACCGGTCCCTCCGGGAGATCTCCGAAAAGAGAAAGATCGAATATGCCAGGAACCTTGAGGCCTCGGCCAGGTCTTTCGACAGGAGGGTGACGAAGGTCCGTAAGGCCTCCTATCAGGAATCGAGCTCGAAGGTGACCCTTCTCAACTCGAATGGGCTCCATTTCACCTACGATCTCACCTTTTCCTCGGTCAGCGTCGTGGCCATCGCTGAGGAGGGAGGGGAGTCAGAAATGGGATGGGATTTTGACTTCAGCCATTTCTTCGATCGGATCGACGTCCACCGGGTAGGGCAGAATGCGGCCAAGAGGGCGGTCGAGAGGCTCGGGGGAAGGCGGATCTCCTCTGGAAGCTTTCCGGCGATCCTGGAGAACCAAGTGGCTGCGGAATTCCTCTCCCTCCTGGCCCACTCCTTTCTTTCAGAACAGGTCCAGAAGGGAAAGTCGGTCCTGAAGGACCGGCTGGGGACGAAGTTCTTCTCCTCCCTCCTGAACCTCGTGGATGACGGTCTTCAGGTCGAAGGGGCCTCGGCATCGCCCATTGATGGAGAGGGCACGCCCAGCCAGCGGACCCTTCTGGTCTCCCAGGGAGAGGTCAGGGGATTTTTGTACGATCGGTTCTGGGCCAACCGGGAGAGACTCGGCTCGAGCCGGAAGGAGGTCGAGTCGACCGGAAATAGCCGTAGGCATAGCATCAAAGCCCCACCTGGGCTGGGTACGTCCAACTTCTTCATCGAGGCGGGCAAGACTCCCCTCGCCACCCTGATCCGAAACCTGAATCGTGGGGTTCTGATCCAGGAGGTCATGGGACTCCATACGGTGGACCCCATCTCCGGCGATTTCTCCCTTGGGTGTTCGGGACAGTGGATCGAAGGAGGCGAGGTCCTCCATCCGGTCAAATCGATCGCCGTGGCCGGAAACCTCTACCAACTCTTCCAGAACCTGGTCGAGGTGGGAGATGACCTGCGATTCTTCGGAAAGATCGGGTCGCCCAGCCTTACGATCGATCGCCTCGAACTAAGCGGAAATTAAAGAAAAATCCATCTTACCCTGATCGGGGTCCCAACGGATTGGGGAGGTGTCTTGACAGGGGGGGGCGAAATCTGATATTAGAAACCCACATCGAGGGGGACCCCCCGGAAAGTGGGTGAAATAGGAGTTCTATGTCAGATTCGGACCATATCACCATCCTCGTCTTCGGACATAAGACTTCGAAAACCCGCCATTTAAAGATCAGAAGAAAGACGATAAAGGTTGGCCTTTACCTCACGGCCTTCTTCTTCCTCTCCCTTACCTTCTTCTTCTGCGATTACATTCAGGTAAAAAAGAAGGCCTTCGAGGTTGCCCGGCTGAGGGAGCAGGCCGAGGTCCAGAGATCCCAGATCTACTTCTTCTCCTCCAAGATCGAGGAGCTCGAAAAGCAGGTTTCGAGGTTGAAGGACATCGATCGAAAGATCCGCATCATCGCCAATCTCGAAAGGGGGCAGGAAAGTCCGGCCATCGCCGGGATCGGAGGACCCTCTCCTTCGGATGTCAGAGAAAGGCTGAAGAACGACAGGGACGATAAGGGACTTCTCCAGCAGATGAAGGTCGATATGGAACGCCTCCAGTCCGAGGCGGCCCTGAGCGAGAGGAGTCTCCTCGAACTCGAAAGGGTGCTCCAGACCAAACAGGAGATCCTGGCCCATACCCCCTCCATCTGGCCGGCTCAGGGCTGGGTGACCTCGGAATTCGGGTTCCGCGAAAACCCCTTCACCGGCCTTACCCAGATGCACGAGGGGATCGACATCTCCAATCGGGTCGGGACCGTTGTGGTGGCCCCGGCGAACGGGTTCGTCTCCGACATTGGAACCGACTGGGTCCACGGGAGGTTTCTCGTCATCTCCCATGGTTTCGGGATGACCACCCGATATAGCCATCTGAATAAGGTCCTGGTCAAGGTGGGGCAGAAGGTGAAGCGGGGAGAGAAGATCGCAGAGGTGGGGATGACCGGCAAGACGACAGGCCCCCATCTCCATTACGAGGTGAGACTCCACGGGGTACCGGTCAACCCCATGCGATATATCTTAAATTGAGGGTGTTCTTTTGAACGCCAAGGGCCCGATGAGGGATTCCCTTATCGGGCCTTTTTATTTGATCGCGGTCCGTTGAAAGCCTCCTGCTTCCGTTATATAATTTTTTGAGTTTGCTGAAAAAGGGAAGGAGCCCCTGATTCGATGATCGGCCTAATCCTCCGGAAGATCTTCGGGAGCAAAAACGAGAGGGAGCTTAAGCGGATCCGGCCCATCGTCCAACGGATCAACGAACTGGAAGGCCACGTTCGCCCCCTGACCGACGACCGGCTCCGGGCCAAAACAGGAGAATTCAAAGAGAGGATCGATCAGGGAGAACCTCTCGATGCCATCCTGCCAGAGGCCTTTGCGGTCGTTCGGGAGGCCGCCAGGAGGACCCTCGGAGAACGCCATTACGATGTCCAGCTGATCGGCGGGATCGTGCTCCACGAGGGAAAGATCGCGGAGATGGCGACTGGCGAGGGAAAGACCCTGGTGGCGACTTTACCTGCCTATCTGAACGCCCTGACCGGAAAGGGGGTCCATATCGTCACCGTAAATGACTACCTGGCCAAACGGGACAGCGAGTGGATGGGGTCGATCTACCGTTTCCTCGGCCTCTCGGTCGGGGTGATCGTCCACGAGCTCGGCGACCTGGAGCGGAAGAGGGCCTACGCCTGCGACATCACCTATGGGACGAACAACGAGTTCGGTTTCGATTACCTCCGGGACAATATGAAATTCGACATCGGGGATTATGTCCAGAGGGACCTCCATTATGCCATCGTGGACGAGGTCGATAGCATTCTGATCGACGAGGCCCGAACCCCCCTCATCATCTCCGGTCCCACAGAGGAGTCGACGGACAAATATTACAAGATCAACCGGATCATCCCGAGCCTCCAACTTGGAAGGGATTACCAGATCGAGGAGAAGAGCCATACCGCCTTTCTGACCGAGGAAGGGGTGGCCCACGTGGAGCGTCTCCTCCGGGTGGAGAACCTCTACGACCCCAACAATATCGAACTCCTCCACCATGTCAACCAGGCCCTCAAAGCCCATGCCCTCTTCAAACGGGATGTGGACTACGTGGTGAAGGATGGGCAGGTGGTGATCGTCGACGAATTCACCGGGAGGTTGATGCCTGGCCGGCGATGGAGCGATGGACTTCACCAGGCGGTCGAGGCCAAGGAGAATGTGAAGATCGAGAATGAGAATCAGACGCTGGCCACCATCACCTTCCAAAACTACTTCCGGATGTATGAGAAACTGGCGGGGATGACCGGAACGGCCGACACGGAAGCGGCCGAATTCCGGAAGATCTACAACCTCGATGTGGTGGTCATCCCGACCAACATGCCCCTCAGGAGGATCAATCATCCGGACGTCGTCTACAAGACCGAAGGGGAGAAATTCCGGGCCGTCGTCCGGGAGATCGAGGAGCTTCACAAGACCGGCCGGCCGGTCCTGGTGGGGACGATCTCGATCGAGAAGTCGGAGAAGTTGAGCTTCATGCTCAAGAAGCGAGGGATCCCCCACAACGTCCTCAATGCGAAACATCACGAGCGCGAGGCGGAGATCATCGCCCAGGCAGGGAGGTTGGGGGCGGTCACCATCTCCACCAACATGGCGGGAAGGGGGACGGACATCCTCCTGGGCGGAAACCCCAAGTTCCTGGCCCGAACCATGGTGGGAGAGATCGAGGATCCCGAGGCCTGGCAGAAGGCTTATGAAGAGGCCTATCAGAAGGCCCTAACGATCGTCCAGAAGGAGAAGGAGAAGGTCGTTGAACTGGGAGGCCTCCATGTCATCGGCACCGAACGTCACGAGGCCAGGCGGATCGATAACCAGCTCAGGGGTAGGGCGGGTCGGCAGGGCGACCCCGGCTCTTCCCGATTCTACCTCTCCCTCGAGGACGATCTGATGAGGATCTTCGGCTCCGAGAGGATCTCGAAGATCATGGACCGTCTGGGCATCGAGGAGGATCAACCCATCGAACATCATCTGGTCACCAAGGCGATCGAGAATGCCCAGAAGAAGGTCGAGGCCCACAACTTCGAGATCCGCAAACACCTTCTGGAATACGATTCGGTCATGAATAAGCAGCGGGAGGTGATCTACGCCCAGAGGAGGGAGGTCCTGGGCGGCGGGGACCTCAAGGGGTCGATCTTAGAGATGATCGAGGAGCAGGCCGAGGAACTTGTGGACCTCTTCGTGGATGAGAAGGCGCCTCCGGAGGACTGGGACCTGAAAGGGCTTCAGGATGCGGTCTTTCAACAGTTCTCTTTTCGGTGGGTCCCACCGCCCATCGAGTCCGATGGCCTAAACCGGGGCCGCCTGATCGAGATGCTCCAGGAGAAGGCCAAGGAGATATACCTAAAGAAGAGAGAGGAGGTCTTCTCCCTCCTTCCCTTCGATATCGAAAAGGAGATGATGCTCCGGGCCATCGACCATCACTGGAAAGATCACCTTCTGGCCATCGATCAGTTGAAAGAGGGGATCGGGTTGAGGGGTTACGGCCAGAAAGACCCCCGGATCGAATATCAGAAAGAGGCCTACCAGATGTTCCTGGAGATGTTGGGGCGGATCAAACGAGATACGATCGAAAAGCTTTTCGCCATCCAGATCGGGAGGGAGCAGGAGGTGAAAGAGTTGAAGGCCAAGCGGAGGCCCACCTTCATCCTGAGCCGGGGTCCCATGGCCATTGCCGCACAGGCAGGGGGGGAGACCGAGGATGGCCGGGGGGTGACGGTGCGCCGGGAAGGAAAGAAGGTCGGCCGAAACGATCCCTGTCCCTGTGGAAGCGGAAAGAAATACAAGAAGTGCTGCCTCATGAAGGAGGAGGCGAGGGCCTAAATCGAGAGGCCGATTTTGGAACGGGGCGATCAATGAACCCTAATGAATTACGATTCAAGACCCCCGAATCTCCCTACCAAGTGCAGGGTTTTCAATTCTCCGGCGTCTCCGCAGGGATCAAAAAGGATGGAAAGAGAGACCTCGGCCTCATCTACTCCGAGGTGCCGGCCCATGTGGCCGGGCTTTTTACCACCAACCGCGTGAAGGCCGCCCCTGTCCTGATCGATATGGAGAGGATCCGAGGGGGGACCTGCCAGGCCGTCCTGATCAACAGCGGAAATGCCAATGCCTGTACCGGAGAGCGTGGGATCCGGGATGCGAAGAGGATTTCCTCGCTCCTGGCGAGGAGGATGAAGCTTGACGAGGAGAGGGTCCTCCTCGCCTCCACAGGGGTCATCGGCGCTCCCCTGCCAGTCAAGAGGGTCGAAGGGGCCATGCCGGAATTGATTAAGGGCCTCTCCCCAGAGGGGTGGAACGATCTGGTCGAGGCGATCATGACGACCGACACCCGTCCCAAGATGGCCTGGGCCGCCTGCCGCATCGGAGGGAAGGAGGTGAGGCTCTGCGGGATGGCCAAGGGAGCGGGGATGATCTGTCCCAACCTGGCCACGATGCTCTCCTTTCTCGTCACCGATGCCCATATCCAACCCCCCCTCCTTCAAAAGATGTTGAGGGAGGCGGCCGAGATTTCCTTCAACCGGATCACCATCGACGGCGAGACGAGCACCAACGACACGGTCTTGCTTCTGGCCAATGGAAAGGCTGGCCATCCGATCCTCCACCGGATGGACCGGCAGGCCGAGGGATTTCAGAGGGCCCTCGTCGAGGTCTGTCGGAATTTGGCCGAGAGCATCGTCCGGGACGGCGAGGGCGTGACCAAGGTGATCGAGATCGTGATCCGGGGGGCCCGAACCCGAAACGATGCAAGAAAGGCCGCCTATGCCATCGCCCACTCACCCTTGGTCAAGACGGCCTTCTTCGGAGAGGATGCCAACTGGGGAAGGATCCTCTGCGCCCTGGGCCATTGCGGGATCCCCCTCCACCCAGACCGGATCGATGTCTTCTTCGATAAGGCCCCCATTGTCCGGAACGGAAAGGGTTTATCGCCCCGCTCAGAGGCAAGGGCCGCCGAGGTGATCAAAAGGCCCTCCTTCGGGGTGACGGTCGATCTCCACCAGGGGAGCTCCTCCTTTTCCCTCCTCACCACCGACCTCTCCCTCGACTATGTAAAGGTCAACGCCTCCTACCGTTCCTGAAAGGTGGGGACGAAGATCGGAATTCTCCCAGGATTACTGGCCCAAAGTGGCCTGCTGCCTGAGGGGTTTGAGCAGGAAATCGAGACCGTGGAGGATGTCCGTCACGACGAGATCGGCTTTCCTCAGGGCCTCTCCCGAGGCGCCCTCCCTGCCGATGACGCAGATGCTGAAGCCCGCCTCCTCGAAGAGGGGACCATCGTCGACCCCGTTTCCGATGACGACCGTTCTCTGCGGATCCAATTTTCTCAAGAGGTCGAGCTTTCCTTGGGTCGACCCTCCGGTCTCGAGGTAGATCCGCTCGGCCTTGACCGTCCTCAGTCGCTCCTCGATCTTCTCTCGGCGGTCTTTCAAGAAGATATAGATCTTTACCCTCTTCGAGAGAAGGTTGATCTTGTCCTTGGCCTTGGGATGGATCCTCCCGTCAGCGGCGAGGGTCCCTTCGAGATCGATCAGAAGGGTGTCGATTTCGAGGGCGGCCTGAGCGGGCCTCTGGATGGAGATCATCGCAACTCCCCCCGCTCTCCACGGAAACCCCGCTGGCGCATCGCTTCATAAAGGATCATGGCTCCAGAGACCGCCGCGTTAAAGGAAGAGACCGGACCCTTCATCGGGATCGAGAAGAGGCGGTCGCACTTCTTCTTCACCAGGGGTCTGATCCCCTTTCCCTCGGCCCCGATGACGATGGCCAGGTCTGTTTTGAAATCGAGATCGTAGAGGACCTCCTCGGCCTCCCCAGAGGCCCCATAGACCCAGAGGCCCTCCTCTTTCAGGCGATCGATCGTGGCTGCGATGTTGACCACCCGCGCCACGGGAAGGTGGGCCGTGGCGCCGGCCGAGGCCTTGACGACCGCCGGTGTGATCCCTGCGGCCCGATCTTTTGGAAGAATGACCCCGTGGGCCCCGCACCCGAGGCCGGTTCGGATGAGAGAGCCTAAGTTTTGAGGGTCCTGGATCCCGTCGAGGACGAGAAGCAGGGCTTGGGTCCCCTCCTGTTTGGGTCTCTGCAAAATCTCCTCCAGAGAGGCATAGGGGATCTCATCGACGATGGCGAGGACATTCTGATGGGGGCCCCTTTTGACCTTCTGATCCAAGACCTCTCTCTCCACAAAGGTGAGGGGGACGCTCTTTTGCTGGGCCAGATCGATGACCGATTGAAGGGAAGGGGAGGGATGTTTCGTGGAGATCAAGATCTTTTTAACCGGAACCGTTGACGAGAGCAGCGCCTCCCGGACCGGGTGGATGCCGTAGATGATGGAGGACATACCCTTTAGGAATTTGATATTTGAATATCGAAGGCCGAACCCAGTTCGAGCGCCGTGCTTCGACGAATCGATTCTCAGGAGATATCCTCGACGATCCTCTGGAGCGCCTCGATGGGATCTCTGGCCTCCTTGATCGGCCTTCCGATGACGAGGTAGTCGGCCCCGGCCTCGATCGCCTCACGGGGGGTCAGGGTCCTCCGTTGGTCGTCCTTGGGATCTGTGGGGTGACGGATTCCGGGCGTGACGATCAGGAATTCCTGGCCACACCGTTTCCGGATGATCCCGATCTCCCGGGGCGAGGCCACAACGCCATCCACCCCGGCCTTCTGGGCCAGTTCGGCCAGGCGTCCGACCTCCTCTTCGAGGGGGCCTTCAATTCCGACCTCCTTCAGGGTGGCCTCATCCATGCTGGTGAGGATGGTGACGGCGAGGATGAGGGGCCTCGGAATCGAAAGCTGCTTGGCCACCGCCCGGGAGGCCTCGACCGTCTTCTTCATCATCTCGAACCCGCCGAGGGCGTGGAGGTTGAACATCGCCACCTGATGCCTGGTCGCCTCCTCCCCTGCTTTGGCCACCGTGTTGGGGATGTCATGATATTTGAGATCGAGGAAGACCCTCTGCCCCTTCTGGATGATCATGTCGATCACCTTCGGACCGGAGTGGGTGAAGAGCTGTTTTCCCACCTTGAAGAGGCCGATCCGATCCTTCAAAAGCGAGACCCACTGCTGGGCCTCGT encodes:
- a CDS encoding ketoacyl-ACP synthase III, which translates into the protein MKKIAIVGTGSHLPERILSNFDLEKVLNTNDEWIYQRTGVRERRIAEPDVNTSDLAKEASLKALEMAEISPKELDLIVLATITPDTCCPSGANWLEAKLGAQKAVSFDVTAACCGFVFALSVAEQYLKTGTFKNALVVASEVMSRCQDWTDRENCILWGDGAGAVVLRSIDEGLGDRFFSDPKRMVGEVLSVHIHTDGKNGENLLMPGGGSRTTPISYESVDRKLHTLKMIKANESVRVAVKRFAEAAVEAASANGIDVSDARWIIPHQANIRILQQMAKRLDIPFEKVYVTIEKYGNISSATIPIALDEGLRSGAIQKGDYVILTGFGGGLTWASSLIKW
- a CDS encoding TldD/PmbA family protein, producing MESQDQVIDQLLRILRRRSVEGYEIFFESSDHFEVEAKEDKVDTFQASQSWGLSLRLLHQKRMGFSFATSPSTLVSGGLREGLERLVEDAMAASRATSPDPCYEFAPPLKAPPPELPINDRSLREISEKRKIEYARNLEASARSFDRRVTKVRKASYQESSSKVTLLNSNGLHFTYDLTFSSVSVVAIAEEGGESEMGWDFDFSHFFDRIDVHRVGQNAAKRAVERLGGRRISSGSFPAILENQVAAEFLSLLAHSFLSEQVQKGKSVLKDRLGTKFFSSLLNLVDDGLQVEGASASPIDGEGTPSQRTLLVSQGEVRGFLYDRFWANRERLGSSRKEVESTGNSRRHSIKAPPGLGTSNFFIEAGKTPLATLIRNLNRGVLIQEVMGLHTVDPISGDFSLGCSGQWIEGGEVLHPVKSIAVAGNLYQLFQNLVEVGDDLRFFGKIGSPSLTIDRLELSGN
- a CDS encoding M23 family metallopeptidase, with the protein product MSDSDHITILVFGHKTSKTRHLKIRRKTIKVGLYLTAFFFLSLTFFFCDYIQVKKKAFEVARLREQAEVQRSQIYFFSSKIEELEKQVSRLKDIDRKIRIIANLERGQESPAIAGIGGPSPSDVRERLKNDRDDKGLLQQMKVDMERLQSEAALSERSLLELERVLQTKQEILAHTPSIWPAQGWVTSEFGFRENPFTGLTQMHEGIDISNRVGTVVVAPANGFVSDIGTDWVHGRFLVISHGFGMTTRYSHLNKVLVKVGQKVKRGEKIAEVGMTGKTTGPHLHYEVRLHGVPVNPMRYILN
- the secA gene encoding preprotein translocase subunit SecA, which codes for MIGLILRKIFGSKNERELKRIRPIVQRINELEGHVRPLTDDRLRAKTGEFKERIDQGEPLDAILPEAFAVVREAARRTLGERHYDVQLIGGIVLHEGKIAEMATGEGKTLVATLPAYLNALTGKGVHIVTVNDYLAKRDSEWMGSIYRFLGLSVGVIVHELGDLERKRAYACDITYGTNNEFGFDYLRDNMKFDIGDYVQRDLHYAIVDEVDSILIDEARTPLIISGPTEESTDKYYKINRIIPSLQLGRDYQIEEKSHTAFLTEEGVAHVERLLRVENLYDPNNIELLHHVNQALKAHALFKRDVDYVVKDGQVVIVDEFTGRLMPGRRWSDGLHQAVEAKENVKIENENQTLATITFQNYFRMYEKLAGMTGTADTEAAEFRKIYNLDVVVIPTNMPLRRINHPDVVYKTEGEKFRAVVREIEELHKTGRPVLVGTISIEKSEKLSFMLKKRGIPHNVLNAKHHEREAEIIAQAGRLGAVTISTNMAGRGTDILLGGNPKFLARTMVGEIEDPEAWQKAYEEAYQKALTIVQKEKEKVVELGGLHVIGTERHEARRIDNQLRGRAGRQGDPGSSRFYLSLEDDLMRIFGSERISKIMDRLGIEEDQPIEHHLVTKAIENAQKKVEAHNFEIRKHLLEYDSVMNKQREVIYAQRREVLGGGDLKGSILEMIEEQAEELVDLFVDEKAPPEDWDLKGLQDAVFQQFSFRWVPPPIESDGLNRGRLIEMLQEKAKEIYLKKREEVFSLLPFDIEKEMMLRAIDHHWKDHLLAIDQLKEGIGLRGYGQKDPRIEYQKEAYQMFLEMLGRIKRDTIEKLFAIQIGREQEVKELKAKRRPTFILSRGPMAIAAQAGGETEDGRGVTVRREGKKVGRNDPCPCGSGKKYKKCCLMKEEARA
- the argJ gene encoding bifunctional glutamate N-acetyltransferase/amino-acid acetyltransferase ArgJ, with protein sequence MNPNELRFKTPESPYQVQGFQFSGVSAGIKKDGKRDLGLIYSEVPAHVAGLFTTNRVKAAPVLIDMERIRGGTCQAVLINSGNANACTGERGIRDAKRISSLLARRMKLDEERVLLASTGVIGAPLPVKRVEGAMPELIKGLSPEGWNDLVEAIMTTDTRPKMAWAACRIGGKEVRLCGMAKGAGMICPNLATMLSFLVTDAHIQPPLLQKMLREAAEISFNRITIDGETSTNDTVLLLANGKAGHPILHRMDRQAEGFQRALVEVCRNLAESIVRDGEGVTKVIEIVIRGARTRNDARKAAYAIAHSPLVKTAFFGEDANWGRILCALGHCGIPLHPDRIDVFFDKAPIVRNGKGLSPRSEARAAEVIKRPSFGVTVDLHQGSSSFSLLTTDLSLDYVKVNASYRS
- the rlmB gene encoding 23S rRNA (guanosine(2251)-2'-O)-methyltransferase RlmB; this translates as MSSIIYGIHPVREALLSSTVPVKKILISTKHPSPSLQSVIDLAQQKSVPLTFVEREVLDQKVKRGPHQNVLAIVDEIPYASLEEILQRPKQEGTQALLLVLDGIQDPQNLGSLIRTGLGCGAHGVILPKDRAAGITPAVVKASAGATAHLPVARVVNIAATIDRLKEEGLWVYGASGEAEEVLYDLDFKTDLAIVIGAEGKGIRPLVKKKCDRLFSIPMKGPVSSFNAAVSGAMILYEAMRQRGFRGERGELR
- the pyrF gene encoding orotidine-5'-phosphate decarboxylase, which produces MGPARPQDRIIFALDVEHFHEAQQWVSLLKDRIGLFKVGKQLFTHSGPKVIDMIIQKGQRVFLDLKYHDIPNTVAKAGEEATRHQVAMFNLHALGGFEMMKKTVEASRAVAKQLSIPRPLILAVTILTSMDEATLKEVGIEGPLEEEVGRLAELAQKAGVDGVVASPREIGIIRKRCGQEFLIVTPGIRHPTDPKDDQRRTLTPREAIEAGADYLVIGRPIKEARDPIEALQRIVEDIS